In Bacillota bacterium, the following proteins share a genomic window:
- a CDS encoding DUF4446 family protein translates to MGIELPFITPYRDLLLLFLLVTTVIDLLLLLILIIRTTRLNRRYRQFMAGMEGKNLEDMLLENLKLVKAGFHRVEEVELICRRLEGITQRCIQGVGVVRFNAFEDVGSDLSFAVALLDQHGDGVVFSSLYGREDTRTYAKPVTGGQSSYLLTAEEKAAIKKALDTKATRR, encoded by the coding sequence GTGGGAATAGAACTACCATTTATTACACCATATCGAGATTTATTACTGCTGTTTTTGCTGGTTACCACCGTAATTGATTTGCTTCTCCTATTAATTCTTATAATCAGGACAACCCGGCTTAATAGACGATACCGGCAGTTTATGGCCGGTATGGAGGGCAAGAATCTGGAAGATATGCTACTGGAAAACCTTAAACTGGTTAAAGCCGGTTTTCACCGGGTTGAAGAAGTTGAACTAATCTGTCGACGGCTGGAAGGTATAACGCAACGGTGCATCCAGGGGGTCGGTGTTGTTCGGTTTAACGCTTTTGAAGATGTTGGCAGTGATCTCAGTTTCGCGGTAGCGCTGTTAGACCAACACGGAGATGGCGTTGTGTTCAGCAGTCTTTATGGCCGGGAAGATACTCGAACTTACGCCAAGCCAGTAACCGGCGGGCAATCATCATATCTTCTAACCGCGGAGGAAAAAGCTGCTATTAAAAAGGCACTTGATACTAAAGCGACGAGGCGTTAG
- the larC gene encoding nickel pincer cofactor biosynthesis protein LarC has translation MRIAYLDCIGGISGNMCLGALLDAGLPLDSLEAELRKLPLDDYQLRVESVKRGPLGATLVEVVERELTHHKHEHRSWTQIKEMILTSSLSPSVKSKSLAVFERLAIAEATIHRCPLEVLQFHEVGAIDSIVDIVGTVAGFDLLGVEKIFCSPLPMGSGFVNCAHGVLPLPAPATLELLKGFPVYSVQVTGETVTPTGAALVTSLATAFGTLPAQTIERIGYGAGSNERSFPNVLRLVVGEEMANNMTSPHNTLDQQTSVCVLETNIDDMNPEWYAYVAERLFSEGALDVFLTPVQMKKNRPGTLLTVLSAPELADRLCVILLEETTTLGVRIREERRFIADRFREVVPTPYGEIRVKFRKNLSTAVTSNIASEYFAPEFEDCRLAAKTHGVPLWVVYDAVRSQFLKQKRDN, from the coding sequence ATGCGTATTGCCTATTTGGATTGCATTGGCGGAATAAGCGGGAACATGTGTTTGGGGGCTCTCTTAGATGCTGGTCTTCCGCTCGACAGTTTGGAAGCAGAACTGCGGAAATTACCCCTTGACGACTACCAGTTACGGGTTGAGTCGGTTAAAAGGGGACCACTGGGAGCAACCTTGGTTGAAGTCGTCGAGCGTGAACTTACACACCATAAGCACGAACACCGGTCCTGGACGCAGATAAAAGAAATGATTTTGACCAGTAGCCTGTCTCCAAGCGTGAAAAGTAAGTCTTTAGCCGTGTTTGAACGTTTAGCAATAGCCGAGGCGACTATTCACCGTTGTCCACTTGAAGTTCTTCAATTTCATGAAGTTGGCGCAATTGACTCAATAGTTGATATTGTTGGGACAGTGGCGGGTTTTGATCTCCTCGGCGTAGAGAAAATCTTCTGCTCTCCGTTGCCGATGGGTTCTGGGTTTGTTAATTGCGCCCATGGTGTCCTGCCCCTTCCGGCACCGGCTACCCTGGAGCTATTGAAGGGTTTCCCTGTTTATTCGGTTCAGGTCACTGGGGAGACGGTCACCCCAACCGGAGCAGCCCTGGTTACCTCTCTGGCCACTGCTTTTGGCACCCTGCCGGCCCAGACAATTGAAAGAATTGGCTATGGAGCCGGCAGTAATGAGCGCTCATTCCCCAATGTTTTGCGTCTGGTGGTCGGGGAAGAAATGGCCAACAATATGACTTCACCGCATAATACCTTAGATCAACAAACATCCGTATGCGTGTTAGAAACAAACATTGACGACATGAACCCCGAATGGTATGCCTATGTGGCCGAGCGTCTATTCAGCGAGGGGGCGCTGGACGTATTCCTGACACCGGTTCAGATGAAAAAAAATCGCCCGGGGACATTACTCACCGTCCTCAGTGCGCCAGAATTGGCTGACCGCTTATGTGTTATCCTCCTTGAAGAAACCACTACCCTTGGTGTTCGCATTCGGGAAGAACGCCGCTTTATCGCTGACCGGTTCCGGGAGGTTGTCCCTACTCCCTATGGTGAGATCCGGGTTAAATTCAGAAAGAACCTGTCAACTGCCGTAACATCAAATATCGCTTCAGAATATTTCGCCCCTGAATTCGAAGATTGTCGCCTTGCTGCTAAAACCCATGGTGTGCCTTTGTGGGTTGTGTACGATGCCGTCCGTTCCCAATTTCTAAAACAAAAACGTGATAATTGA
- a CDS encoding DUF554 domain-containing protein gives MWGTIVNAGAVIIGGMLGVIIGQKVSRGMGDTLMKGISLAVILIGLQMALTTQNILIVIGSLVAGGTIGELLEFEGRLEQLGKRLEEMMKEKKGNVARAFVTSSLIYCVGAMAIVGSLESGLHQNYQILYAKSILDGISAVVFASTMGLGVVFSAGSIFIYQGGITLLAGWLQGALTQPVITEMSATGGLLIMGIGFNMLNISVIKVGNLLPAILVAALLAGIFL, from the coding sequence ATGTGGGGGACAATTGTAAACGCAGGAGCAGTAATAATTGGCGGAATGCTCGGCGTAATCATTGGACAAAAAGTGAGTAGAGGCATGGGAGATACTCTCATGAAGGGGATTAGTCTAGCGGTTATATTAATCGGGTTACAAATGGCGTTGACAACCCAGAACATCCTAATCGTAATCGGTAGCCTGGTTGCAGGCGGGACAATCGGCGAATTACTGGAGTTCGAAGGTCGGTTAGAACAATTAGGAAAAAGGCTAGAGGAAATGATGAAAGAAAAAAAGGGCAATGTAGCTCGGGCTTTTGTTACCTCGAGTCTTATTTATTGTGTTGGAGCAATGGCAATTGTTGGTTCGCTGGAAAGCGGGCTGCATCAAAATTATCAAATTCTCTACGCCAAGTCTATCCTCGATGGTATTTCCGCCGTCGTTTTTGCTTCCACCATGGGGTTGGGGGTGGTTTTTTCGGCAGGGTCAATATTTATCTACCAGGGAGGGATAACATTGTTGGCTGGGTGGTTGCAGGGAGCGCTAACTCAGCCAGTAATCACGGAGATGTCAGCGACAGGTGGACTATTAATCATGGGGATCGGTTTTAACATGTTAAACATTAGCGTGATAAAAGTAGGAAACCTCCTGCCAGCGATACTGGTGGCTGCATTGCTGGCTGGGATTTTCCTTTGA
- a CDS encoding ParB/RepB/Spo0J family partition protein, which yields MNKRGLGRGLQALIPNTPVAQDGEGMIRELAITAIRPNPQQPRREFKEEKLAELATSIKEHGVIQPVVVRPVGEGSYELIAGERRWRACLKLGLDTIPAIIKEVDDLNVTELSLVENIQREDLNPLEEATAYRRLMNEFGFTQEKLSERVGKSRSYIANSVRLLNLPPKVQELVADGILSTGHAKALLGISEEKKLMEMAERAARDNLTVREVENLVQLENRPLKISRKQTSSQEQDGAMREIEERLREIFNTKVNIKKAGKGGKIEICYYSEEELQRIVETILDGQDV from the coding sequence ATGAATAAAAGGGGATTAGGGCGAGGATTGCAAGCACTTATACCAAATACGCCGGTCGCCCAGGATGGCGAGGGAATGATCCGGGAGCTTGCTATTACGGCCATCCGCCCAAACCCCCAACAACCACGGCGGGAATTTAAGGAGGAAAAACTGGCAGAACTGGCGACTTCGATAAAAGAACATGGGGTTATTCAGCCAGTAGTAGTTCGACCGGTAGGAGAAGGCAGCTACGAATTAATAGCCGGTGAACGTCGCTGGCGGGCTTGCCTGAAGTTAGGGCTGGACACGATTCCGGCAATTATTAAAGAGGTCGATGATTTAAATGTCACAGAATTATCGCTTGTTGAAAACATTCAGCGTGAAGATCTCAATCCATTAGAAGAAGCAACAGCATACCGACGATTAATGAACGAGTTTGGTTTTACGCAAGAAAAGTTGTCAGAACGGGTAGGAAAAAGCCGATCTTACATTGCTAACTCTGTTCGATTGCTGAATTTACCGCCAAAAGTGCAGGAACTAGTAGCTGACGGGATTCTTTCAACAGGACACGCCAAGGCGTTACTGGGTATCTCTGAGGAAAAAAAACTTATGGAAATGGCTGAGCGTGCTGCTCGGGATAATCTAACTGTTAGAGAAGTGGAAAATTTGGTGCAGCTTGAGAACCGACCTCTCAAAATAAGCCGGAAGCAGACAAGTTCACAGGAACAGGACGGAGCCATGAGGGAGATTGAGGAGCGGTTACGCGAAATTTTTAACACAAAAGTTAATATAAAAAAAGCCGGGAAGGGCGGAAAGATTGAAATTTGTTATTACAGCGAAGAAGAATTACAGAGGATAGTGGAGACAATCCTTGATGGACAGGACGTATAG
- a CDS encoding AAA family ATPase yields the protein MGKVMAIANQKGGVAKTTTAVNLGACLAANGRKVLLIDIDPQGNASSGLGVDRQDLKACVYDILINGIPVEAVIQGTEIPNLYVVPATIQLAGAEIELVSAISREAKLKKAIERVRDEYDYVIIDCPPSLGLLTLNALTAADRLLIPIQCEYYALEGLGQLIHTFQLVKKHLNPSLEIEGVVLTMFDARTNLSIQVVDEVKAYFKNKVFRTIIPRNIRLSEAPSHGKPVITYDPKSRGAEVYHELAKEVMENE from the coding sequence ATGGGCAAGGTAATGGCTATTGCTAACCAAAAGGGGGGTGTGGCGAAAACCACTACCGCAGTTAACCTAGGAGCATGTTTAGCCGCTAACGGCCGAAAAGTGTTGCTGATAGATATCGATCCCCAGGGGAATGCAAGCAGTGGGCTGGGTGTAGATCGGCAGGATTTAAAAGCTTGTGTGTATGATATTTTGATCAACGGCATTCCGGTGGAAGCGGTTATTCAAGGGACGGAAATTCCAAATTTGTATGTTGTTCCTGCTACTATCCAGCTGGCTGGCGCAGAGATTGAGCTGGTTTCCGCGATATCCCGGGAAGCCAAGTTAAAAAAAGCCATCGAACGGGTTCGAGATGAATACGATTATGTCATCATCGACTGCCCACCGTCGCTCGGCTTGTTAACTCTGAACGCGCTTACTGCGGCCGACCGCTTATTGATCCCGATTCAGTGTGAATATTATGCCCTGGAAGGGCTCGGCCAGTTAATACATACCTTTCAGCTGGTCAAAAAGCACCTCAACCCCAGCTTGGAAATAGAAGGCGTTGTTTTAACTATGTTTGATGCGAGGACAAATCTGTCGATTCAGGTAGTTGATGAAGTAAAGGCATATTTTAAGAATAAGGTATTTCGCACGATCATCCCGCGAAACATTAGATTGAGTGAGGCACCCAGCCACGGGAAACCGGTTATAACTTATGATCCAAAGTCACGAGGAGCCGAGGTATATCATGAATTAGCGAAGGAAGTGATGGAAAATGAATAA